A stretch of bacterium DNA encodes these proteins:
- a CDS encoding NAD(+)/NADH kinase, with translation MAVSDSYIFGIVANWKQKDAVNGVASCLEALEKRGQRYVIEERTAVWGNLKGDRVAISDMGKACDLVISFGGDGTLLSVGRLVAANEVPVLAVNLGGLGFLSEMDISLMETAVDAILTDRFLVESRMLLSVRLERTSGEVERDILAVNDLVLGPKAISRIVIVNAYIQRERLFSYRGDGIIAATPTGSTAYSLSAGGPIVDPRVDVLLLTPICAHSLTVRPLIIPPNLEVGIELHTRGKEEVVMTVDGQATYTLAEGDRAYATRAKKRLRLIRLEEKDFYKLLKEKLGWGIQEYVPEPRGEG, from the coding sequence ATGGCGGTTTCGGACAGCTACATTTTCGGCATCGTGGCCAACTGGAAGCAAAAGGACGCCGTCAACGGCGTGGCCTCTTGCTTGGAGGCGTTGGAGAAGCGGGGCCAGCGGTACGTCATCGAGGAGCGGACCGCCGTATGGGGGAATTTGAAGGGCGACCGTGTGGCCATAAGCGATATGGGTAAGGCGTGCGACCTCGTCATCTCTTTCGGCGGCGACGGAACGTTGCTTTCGGTGGGGCGGTTGGTGGCCGCTAATGAAGTGCCGGTCCTGGCGGTGAACCTCGGCGGCCTCGGCTTTCTATCCGAGATGGACATCAGCTTAATGGAAACCGCCGTCGACGCCATTTTAACGGACCGCTTCCTCGTGGAAAGCCGCATGTTGCTCTCGGTCCGGCTCGAGCGTACGAGCGGCGAAGTCGAACGGGACATATTGGCGGTCAACGACCTCGTCTTGGGGCCCAAGGCCATTTCGCGTATCGTCATCGTAAACGCCTATATCCAACGCGAGCGCTTGTTCTCCTACCGGGGCGACGGCATCATCGCCGCGACGCCCACCGGCTCGACGGCGTACTCGCTGTCCGCCGGCGGCCCCATCGTCGACCCGCGCGTAGACGTCCTGTTATTGACGCCCATATGCGCCCACTCCCTCACGGTGCGCCCCCTCATCATCCCCCCCAACCTCGAGGTCGGCATAGAGCTCCACACGCGCGGCAAGGAAGAGGTCGTGATGACGGTGGACGGCCAGGCCACGTACACCCTGGCCGAGGGCGACCGCGCGTACGCCACGCGCGCCAAGAAGCGCCTCCGCCTCATACGTTTGGAGGAGAAGGACTTCTACAAACTACTGAAGGAGAAATTGGGTTGGGGAATCCAGGAATACGTGCCCGAACCGCGCGGCGAGGGATAG
- a CDS encoding tetratricopeptide repeat protein — MAAFPSRLVSRARSLWAAAARRPGIVVAATALALAAVAVARVDFLLKLTPQTNEMYSESLVRFRYAEMIMKGEALPRADPMVQWPEGFPRDEMIMPLPDYAVGLSYRLWSAGFGPADRYAYLRYFMAFYAATYVPAAFLLFWVMFRRPWPAWAATALYATCLPTFLRAAGNYLREDFATPALLAGSALVWLLLEGRPKGRGKRIAVAAALGACVLYALSCWHMAQFYANVLLAAVFLAAFLGRPGAYGHIGVGLLLGTAAAALLNKPLFAKGVLWSPTVAAAAALAAWGAVRRPATVRWRLALAGGATALAALSLLAVGSGAYGHAYALIWAKLRLAGVHPDDPTRLPVDARIFWMGPYDTTTLKRALIEYGPLLVAAATAFFWSCGKYVRRRKTPAGGAPFFPAAMTVITAVLYWFLVRLTIFFAPWAAIWAAFPAATARRTWTKAVGAALVAGLLAFQFYWATNYGRPGLPRRLLEFLPEKEDPLWDYGKSDNEIFFWLKDNTPEGSAILGQFGLSASVMYWSERPVALHPMYEVPEIRTKIVETSRAYMSPEDDFYELCRRWRISYVVFNAPVFLVYQPPGDRYFAATPNPPADAVGMKMQFQPESLTRFRLIHETYSFRVFEVGRPYDGFVARRYHPYFDDSLFPGLPSREHYREVVAAIERAGDHYNRGPVLERSSRWSAAAAQYGIALSLHRDYEDAELRLGYCLAQLQRYGEAEPHFRRALHVEPENATAHTYMGSYYFSTGSYEAALKEYRRAYELDPDDPENLERIRLTEKILAGA, encoded by the coding sequence ATGGCTGCGTTCCCCTCCCGCCTCGTTTCGCGGGCCCGTTCGCTTTGGGCCGCGGCCGCGCGCCGACCCGGCATAGTCGTGGCCGCGACGGCGCTCGCCCTGGCCGCCGTAGCCGTCGCCCGCGTCGACTTCCTTTTAAAGCTTACCCCCCAAACCAACGAGATGTACTCGGAGTCGCTGGTCCGGTTCCGGTACGCGGAAATGATTATGAAGGGCGAGGCGCTGCCGCGCGCCGACCCGATGGTCCAATGGCCCGAAGGCTTTCCGCGCGACGAGATGATAATGCCGCTGCCGGACTACGCCGTCGGCTTGAGCTACAGGCTGTGGAGCGCCGGATTCGGCCCGGCCGACCGCTACGCGTACCTCCGGTACTTCATGGCGTTCTACGCGGCGACGTACGTTCCCGCGGCTTTCCTTCTTTTCTGGGTCATGTTCCGGCGGCCGTGGCCGGCGTGGGCGGCCACCGCCCTCTACGCCACGTGCCTCCCCACGTTCCTCCGCGCCGCCGGCAATTACCTCCGCGAGGACTTCGCGACGCCGGCGCTGCTCGCCGGCTCGGCGCTGGTTTGGTTACTTCTGGAGGGAAGACCGAAAGGCCGCGGCAAGAGAATCGCTGTCGCCGCGGCGCTGGGCGCGTGCGTCCTCTACGCGCTGAGCTGCTGGCACATGGCCCAGTTTTACGCCAACGTCCTGCTGGCGGCCGTTTTCCTCGCGGCGTTCCTCGGCCGGCCGGGCGCGTACGGCCATATCGGCGTCGGTTTGTTGCTGGGAACCGCGGCCGCGGCGCTCCTCAATAAACCGCTCTTCGCGAAGGGCGTCCTCTGGTCTCCCACCGTCGCCGCGGCGGCGGCCCTCGCGGCGTGGGGCGCGGTGCGGCGGCCGGCGACCGTCCGCTGGAGGTTGGCGCTGGCCGGCGGCGCGACGGCGCTGGCGGCTCTGTCGCTGCTCGCCGTCGGGTCCGGCGCCTACGGCCACGCGTACGCATTGATATGGGCGAAGCTGCGGCTGGCCGGGGTGCACCCCGACGACCCGACGCGGCTGCCCGTCGACGCGCGCATTTTCTGGATGGGCCCGTACGATACGACGACGTTGAAGCGGGCCCTCATCGAATACGGGCCCCTCCTCGTGGCGGCGGCGACGGCCTTCTTCTGGTCGTGCGGGAAGTACGTACGCCGGAGGAAAACCCCGGCGGGAGGTGCGCCGTTCTTTCCGGCGGCGATGACCGTCATCACGGCCGTTTTATATTGGTTTCTGGTCCGGCTAACCATTTTCTTCGCCCCCTGGGCCGCGATATGGGCGGCGTTCCCGGCGGCGACGGCCCGCCGGACGTGGACCAAAGCCGTCGGCGCGGCGTTGGTAGCGGGGCTTTTAGCGTTCCAATTTTATTGGGCGACGAATTACGGCCGCCCCGGCCTCCCGCGGCGACTGCTCGAGTTTTTGCCGGAAAAGGAAGACCCTCTGTGGGACTACGGCAAGAGCGACAACGAAATATTCTTCTGGCTGAAAGACAACACGCCCGAGGGGTCGGCTATACTGGGCCAATTCGGCCTGAGCGCGTCCGTAATGTATTGGAGCGAAAGGCCGGTGGCGCTTCACCCCATGTACGAGGTCCCCGAAATAAGGACCAAGATCGTCGAAACGTCGCGCGCGTATATGAGCCCCGAGGACGACTTCTACGAGCTATGCCGCCGGTGGCGCATCTCGTACGTCGTCTTCAACGCCCCCGTCTTCCTCGTGTACCAACCCCCGGGCGACCGGTACTTCGCCGCCACCCCCAACCCCCCGGCCGACGCCGTCGGCATGAAGATGCAGTTCCAACCCGAGTCGTTGACGCGCTTCCGCCTGATTCACGAAACTTATTCCTTCCGCGTCTTCGAAGTCGGGCGGCCGTACGACGGTTTCGTCGCCCGGCGCTACCATCCCTATTTCGACGATTCCCTCTTCCCGGGGTTGCCCTCGCGCGAGCACTACCGTGAGGTTGTGGCCGCCATCGAACGCGCCGGCGACCATTACAACCGCGGCCCGGTCCTTGAGCGCTCCTCGCGTTGGTCCGCGGCCGCGGCCCAGTACGGCATAGCGCTGAGCCTCCACCGGGATTACGAAGACGCGGAGTTGCGGCTGGGTTATTGCCTGGCACAACTCCAACGCTACGGCGAGGCCGAGCCCCACTTCCGCCGGGCGTTGCACGTCGAGCCCGAGAACGCGACGGCCCATACTTACATGGGCTCGTACTATTTCTCGACCGGGTCGTACGAGGCCGCGCTCAAGGAATATCGCCGCGCGTACGAGCTCGACCCCGACGACCCGGAAAACCTGGAGCGGATACGGTTGACGGAAAAAATATTGGCCGGCGCGTAG
- a CDS encoding acyl-CoA dehydrogenase family protein, protein MDYLLTEEQRELQKLTRDIARNTVAPKAEHYDRHDEFPWDMVEVFAQADLFRVFVPEEYDGLGMGTFELCIVAEELSRACAGIALALLGTALAVEPILIAGNDEQKKRFLPRVAAGKALAAFALTEAEAGSDPSAVRTRARRDGDHYVLNGTKQWITNGGEAEIYVVVASTDPARGARGLSALAVEKGTPGFTFGKREDKLGIRASATRELIFSDCTVPAANLLGKEGTGFITAMRTFDRTRPGVAAQAVGIAQGALELAVAYAKERRQFGQPISSFQGLQFMLADMAIKVEAARALTYAAARTIDAGARDVSRYSSACKAFASDIAVEVTADALQIFGGYGYMREYPIEKYFRDAKITQLYEGTNQIQRQVIALDLIRTAGRNS, encoded by the coding sequence ATGGACTACTTGTTGACCGAAGAGCAACGCGAGCTCCAGAAGCTAACCCGCGATATTGCGCGCAACACCGTCGCGCCCAAGGCCGAGCACTACGACCGGCACGACGAGTTCCCGTGGGACATGGTAGAGGTCTTCGCGCAGGCGGACCTCTTCCGCGTCTTCGTCCCGGAAGAATACGACGGCCTGGGTATGGGCACCTTCGAGCTGTGCATCGTCGCCGAGGAGCTGTCCCGGGCGTGCGCCGGCATCGCGCTCGCGCTGCTGGGGACCGCGCTCGCCGTAGAACCTATTTTGATCGCGGGGAACGACGAGCAGAAGAAGAGGTTCCTGCCGCGCGTGGCCGCGGGCAAAGCGCTCGCGGCGTTCGCCCTAACCGAGGCCGAGGCCGGCTCGGACCCGTCGGCGGTGCGGACGCGGGCCCGCCGCGACGGCGACCATTACGTCCTCAACGGGACCAAGCAGTGGATAACCAACGGCGGCGAGGCCGAGATATACGTCGTCGTCGCGAGCACCGACCCGGCGCGCGGCGCCCGCGGCCTGAGCGCTCTCGCGGTCGAGAAGGGCACCCCCGGCTTCACGTTCGGCAAAAGGGAAGACAAGCTCGGCATCCGCGCGTCGGCGACGCGGGAATTAATATTTAGCGACTGTACGGTGCCGGCGGCGAACCTGCTCGGTAAAGAGGGCACCGGTTTCATCACGGCGATGCGGACCTTCGACCGGACGCGGCCCGGCGTCGCCGCGCAGGCCGTGGGCATCGCCCAGGGCGCGCTCGAGCTCGCCGTGGCCTACGCCAAAGAGCGCCGCCAGTTCGGCCAACCCATCTCGAGCTTCCAGGGGTTGCAGTTCATGCTGGCCGATATGGCGATAAAGGTCGAGGCGGCGCGCGCGCTGACGTACGCCGCGGCGCGAACGATTGACGCCGGCGCCCGCGACGTCAGCCGTTACTCTTCCGCCTGTAAGGCTTTCGCCTCCGACATCGCCGTCGAGGTGACCGCCGACGCACTCCAGATATTCGGCGGCTACGGCTACATGCGCGAGTACCCCATCGAGAAGTACTTTCGCGACGCCAAAATCACGCAGCTCTACGAAGGGACGAACCAGATCCAGCGGCAAGTGATCGCGCTGGACCTCATCCGGACCGCCGGCCGCAACTCGTAG